A genomic segment from Glycine soja cultivar W05 chromosome 18, ASM419377v2, whole genome shotgun sequence encodes:
- the LOC114396927 gene encoding probable protein disulfide-isomerase A6, with protein MAVHQSWYDVSGFPTLKFFPKGNKAGEEYGGGRDLDDFVAFINEKSGTSRDVKGQLTSQAGIVESLDVLVKEFVAASDEEKKSVFIRMEEEVEKLKGSASRHGKIYLKAAKNYLEKGSDYAKNEIQRLQRILDKSISPAKADELTLKKNILSTYAA; from the exons ATGGCTGTTCATCAATCATG GTATGATGTGAGTGGATTTCCTACCTTGAAGTTCTTCCCAAAGGGCAACAAAGCTGGTGAAGAGTACGGAGGTGGAAGAGACTTGGATGACTTTGTGGCTTTTATCAATGAGAAATCTGGAACAAGTCGAGATGTAAAAGGACAACTTACTTCCCAA GCTGGTATAGTAGAAAGCTTGGATGTCTTGGTTAAGGAGTTTGTAGCTGCCAGCGATGAAGAGAAGAAATCCGTGTTTATCCGAATGGAAGAGGAAGTTGAGAAGCTGAAGGGTTCTGCCTCAAG gcACGGGAAGATTTACTTGAAAGCTGCCAAGAATTACTTGGAAAAAGGTTCTGATTATGCTAAGAATGAAATCCAGCGCCTACAGCGCATACTTGACAAG TCCATTAGTCCTGCGAAGGCCGACGAGTTAACTCTAAAGAAAAATATCTTGTCGACATATGCTGCTTGA
- the LOC114396928 gene encoding putative MYST-like histone acetyltransferase 1, with translation MEWEERSNKVASEFIIRLGNARHKNLVRLLGFCHNPHLVYLLYDYLPNGNLAEKMEMKWDWAAKFRTVVGIARGLCFLHHECYPAIPHGDLKASNIVDGKKNKVYGQNLCYLAKLFLDHKTLYYDVDLFLFYVLCECDDQGCHMVGYFSKEKHSKESYNLACILTLPPYQRKGYGKFLIAFSYELSKKEGKVGTPERPLSDLGLLSYRGYWTRVLLDILKKHKGNISIKVPYSFLLMFLRHRRIHLFCLQIKFI, from the exons ATGGAGTGGGAAGAGAGGAGCAACAAGGTTGCGTCGGAATTTATAATAAGACTGGGAAATGCAAGGCACAAGAATTTAGTCAGATTGTTGGGGTTTTGCCACAACCCGCATCTAGTCTATCTTTTGTATGATTACTTGCCTAATGGGAACTTGGCTGAGAAAATGGAAATGAAATGGGATTGGGCTGCAAAATTCAGAACAGTAGTTGGAATTGCTAGAGGACTTTGCTTCCTTCACCATGAATGTTACCCAGCTATACCTCATGGTGACTTGAAGGCCAGCAACATT GTCGATGGCAAAAAGAACAAGGTTTATGGGCAGAACCTTTGTTATTTGGCTAAGTTATTTCTTGATCACAAGACCCTCTATTATGATGTAGACCTGTTTCTGTTCTATGTTTTGTGTGAATGTGATGATCAAGGATGTCACATGGTTGGCTATTTCTCCAAG GAAAAACATTCTAAGGAATCTTACAATTTGGCATGTATCCTCACCCTACCACCTTACCAAAGGAAAGGCTATGGCAAATTTCTAATTGCATTCT CATATGAACTGTCCAAAAAGGAGGGCAAAGTTGGCACACCTGAAAGACCCCTTTCAGACCTTGGACTGCTAAGCTACAGAGGATATTGGACCAGGGTTCTCTTAGACATTCTGAAGAAGCACAAGGGAAACATTTCTATCAAGGTACCATATTCTTTTCTATTAATGTTTCTAAGACACAGAAGAATTCATCTATTctgtttacaaataaagttcatTTGA
- the LOC114395675 gene encoding HVA22-like protein f, whose protein sequence is MGILGTMARNLDTIVGPGVLLLYPLYASMRAIESPSTLDDQQWLTYWVLYSFTALFELSCYKILAWFPIWPYMKLVFCLWLVLPMFNGAAYIYENYVRQYVKHIGSYYGNSKYPEVQKKVLQMMSLDARKAVERYIDTYGSDAFERVVKAADREARRH, encoded by the exons ATGGGCATCCTTGGAACAATGGCAAGAAATTTGGACACAATAGTGGG GCCTGGAGTGTTGCTTCTTTATCCTTT ATACGCATCAATGAGGGCAATTGAGAGTCCTTCAACCTTAGATGATCAGCAGTGGCTAACATATTGGGTTTTATACTCCTTCACCGCCCTCTTTGAGCTTTCATGTTACAAGATCCTAGCATG gtTTCCAATTTGGCCATACATGAAGCTTGTGTTTTGCCTCTGGCTGGTGTTGCCAATGTTCAATGGAGCTGCTTACATATATGAGAACTATGTGAGGCAATATGTCAAGCATATAGGAAGCTACTATGGAAATTCTAAGTATCCCGAGGTGCAAAAGAAAGTTCTTCAGATGATGAGTTTGGATGCAAGGAAAGCTGTTGAACGTTATATAGATACATATGGCTCTGATGCCTTTGAGAGAGTAGTCAAAGCA GCTGATAGAGAAGCAAGGAGGCACTGA
- the LOC114394467 gene encoding 50S ribosomal protein HLP, mitochondrial-like: MAAAFASRCSRVGRSLFGGLSNSSPGLFTSSHGMTCNNLFSQQQRTFIQMRTVLKVVDNSGAKKVMCIQALKGKKGARLGDTIIASVKEAHPNGKVKKGKVVYGVVVRAAMQKGRCDGSEVKFDDNAVVLVDKQGQPIGTRVFGPVPHELRQKKHVKILTLAGHIA; the protein is encoded by the exons ATGGCTGCAGCCTTTGCTTCCAGATGCTCTCGTG TGGGCCGTTCTCTGTTTGGTGGATTAAGCAACAGTTCCCCTGGTTTATTTACCTCATCACATGGCATGACATGCAACAATTTGTTTTCTCAG CAACAGCGTACCTTCATACAGATGAGGACTGTTCTCAAGGTTGTCGATAACTCAGGTGCTAAAAAGGTGATGTGCATACAGGCATTGAAAGGGAAGAAAGGGGCAAGATTAGGTGACACAATAATAGCATCTGTGAAGGAAGCACATCCTAATGGAAAAGTGAAGAAAGGGAAGGTTGTATATGGGGTAGTTGTGCGTGCAGCAATGCAAAAGGGACGTTGTGATGGCAGTGAGGTCAAGTTTGATGATAATGCTGTGGTGCTTGTTGACAAGCAAGGACAACCTATTGGAACCAGAGTTTTTGGACCAGTGCCTCATGAGCTAAGGCAAAAGAAGCATGTCAAGATTCTTACCTTGGCAGGGCACATTGCATAA